In one window of Episyrphus balteatus chromosome 3, idEpiBalt1.1, whole genome shotgun sequence DNA:
- the LOC129915330 gene encoding uncharacterized protein LOC129915330 isoform X1 yields MYSIIKNKICSRTTFKRKVKKIILEMREKERIKNLEQVFLSKRLFEVQQHLSENEISANCEQGFSNTKFEELQHLSNIISEHESDSENSGNNCVAVSTNFEAIPENLKKNLVLWAIQHNISNICLRDLLNILHNSHPYLPLDPRTLLQTRVSLEKIFIEVPPGRYWHFGLVRALTKVFESVQTCQTVIFLDFNIDGIPVSKSSKGQFWPILCSPDGFRVPPLVIGVYYGMAKPSSVNEFLRLFLEEAVNIDDLNIGSKKISFKIRNFICDAPARSYLKGIKGHNGYFACERCNVEGDYNYKSHQMCFPNLSKSLRTNDSFRAGIHEDHHTQPSPLEKLPIDIIMNFPLDYMHLLCLGVMKKLLVTWIKNRTLKTKFSAKNIERISKTLVSLRKYVPCDFNRTPRGLDVISFWKATEFRMFLLYLGPVVLQNETHEEVYANFMELHCAVSICLSKNKQVFVDVAQSLFKSFIYNFSSIYGAENISYNVHNLYHVVDDVKYHGPLDNISAFKYENRLQYLKRRIRSGNRPLEQIANRIIEDFENVDLIDVDENKTPMLYMKDRNKICKIKHCVGIYRAIQLQHFVLKSSLADSYFLTNSEEIVRMEFATYRHGIPVIYGSSLKQKQNFYEKPFYSKFLSVYKSNEEENLPNFYNIENISSKFFKITLPNTESVFFSISTLLIKMYCVVETLEDEGKFVTAVPKNWVIDGTKLLWPKSKKDSICGRKNCITASDDWQSIACKLIFDDIGSWEEAVQKEKDAEYLSSSEENTEEVTIDTNSSEYMTDMNKLMSTLIPNSDVSSFTPQTEDVTITNVISELYTYEGKKCILALVQLSKSFLNSSLS; encoded by the exons atgtattctatcattaaaaataaaatttgtagtagaactacttttaaaagaaaagttaaaaaaataatattagaaatgcgtgaaaaagaaagaattaaaaatcttgaaCAAGTTTTTCTTAGCAAGAGGTTATTTGAAGTGCAGCAACACCTTTCGGAAAATGAAATAAGTGCTAATTGTGAACAAGGTTTTTCTAACACGAAATTTGAAGAGTTGCAACACCTATCGAATATTATTTCTGAACATGAAAGTGACAGTGAAAATTCTGGAAACAATTGTGTCGCTGTCTCAACTAATTTTGAAGCTAttccagaaaatttaaaaaaaaacttagtattaTGGGCTATTCAGCATAACATATCGAATATTTGCTTGCGTGATTTGCTTAACATTTTGCATAATTCTCATCCTTATTTGCCATTAGACCCTCGAACATTATTACAAACTCGCGTTTCCCTTGAGAAAATTTTTATCGAAGTTCCACCTGGTAGATACTGGCATTTCGGTTTGGTTCGCGCTCTTACTAAGGTTTTTGAAAGTGTTCAGACATGTCAAACAGTAATATTCTTGGACTTTAATATTGATGGGATTCCTGTTAGCAAAAGTTCAAAGGgccaattttggcctattttgTGTTCACCAGATGGTTTTCGTGTGCCGCCGCTAGTAATAGGTGTTTACTACGGAATGGCAAAACCTTCAAGTGTTAATGAATTTCTGCGATTATTTCTTGAGGAGGCTGTTAACATTGATGATTTGAACATTggttccaaaaaaataagttttaaaatcagGAATTTCATCTGTGACGCCCCCGCTCGTTCTTATTTAAAAGGAATCAAAGGGCATAATGGTTATTTTGCTTGTGAAAGATGTAATGTAGAAGGGGATTATAATTACAAATCTCACCAAATGTGTTTTCCAAACCTATCAAAATCACTTCGCACGAATGATTCTTTCCGGGCTGGGATACACGAAGATCATCATACGCAACCATCTCCATTAGAAAAACTTCCAATAGatattattatgaattttcctCTAGATTACATGCACTTGTTGTGCTTAGGTGtcatgaaaaaattgttggttacaTGGATTAAGAATAGAacccttaaaacaaaattctcgGCAAAAAACATTGAGAGAATCTCTAAGACCTTAGTATCACTACGAAAATATGTTCCATGCGACTTCAATAGAACACCTCGTGGACTTGATGTGATAAGCTTTTGGAAGGCCACTGAATTTcgtatgtttttgttgtactTAGGTCCGGTTGTTTTGCAAAATGAAACTCATGAAGAAGTATATGCCAATTTTATGGAACTACACTGTGCTGTTTCAATATGTTTGagtaaaaataaacaagtttttgttgATGTCGCACAGAGTCTGTTCAAATCATTCATATATAACTTTTCTAGTATCTATGGAGCTGAAAACATAAGTTATAACGTTCACAATTTATATCATGTCGTAGATGATGTTAAATACCATGGACCTTTAGATAATATAAGTGCTTTCAAATATGAAAATcgtttacaatatttaaaacgTCGAATAAGATCTGGAAACAGACCCCTGGAACAAATTGCAAATAGGATTATCGAAGATTTTGAGAATGTAGATCTAATTGATGtagatgaaaacaaaactcCTATGCTTTATATGAAAGATAGgaataaaatatgcaaaattaaaCACTGTGTTGGAATCTATAGAGCAATTCAGCttcaacattttgttttgaagtcGTCACTTGCAGATAGTTACTTCTTAACAAACTCAGAAGAAATTGTTAGAATGGAGTTTGCAACATATCGACATGGCATCCCAGTTATCTATGGTtcaagcttaaaacaaaaacaaaatttttacgaaaaaccgttctattctaaatttttaagcgtttataaatcaaatgaagaagaaaatttgcctaatttttataacatagaaaatatttcctctaaatttttcaaaataactttaccaaacactgaatctgtttttttttccattagtaCATTGTTAATCAAAATGTATTGTGTTGTGGAGACGCTCGAAGATGAAGGGAAGTTCGTGACGGCAGTTCCCAAAAATTGGGTCATCGATGGAACGAAGCTATTATGGCCAAAGTCCAAGAAAGATTCCATTTGCGGTCGGAAAAATTGCATCACAGCATCGGATGATTGGCAAAGCATAGCatgcaaattaatatttgatgacATCG GTTCCTGGGAGGAAGCAGTTCAGAAGGAAAAGGATGCCGAGTATTTGTCTTCTTCTGAAGAAAATACGGAAGAAGTGACCATCGACACCAATTCTTCGGAATACATGACAGATATGAACAAATTGATGTCAACTTTGATTCCTAATTCTG ACGTTTCCTCGTTCACCCCCCAAACTGAAGATGTTACCATCACTAATGTCATTTCCGAGTTATACACGTATGaaggtaaaaaatgtattttagcaCTAGTACAATTATCAAAGTCGTTTTTAAACTCCAGCttatcttag
- the LOC129915330 gene encoding uncharacterized protein LOC129915330 isoform X2 → MYCVVETLEDEGKFVTAVPKNWVIDGTKLLWPKSKKDSICGRKNCITASDDWQSIACKLIFDDIGSWEEAVQKEKDAEYLSSSEENTEEVTIDTNSSEYMTDMNKLMSTLIPNSDVSSFTPQTEDVTITNVISELYTYEGKKCILALVQLSKSFLNSSLS, encoded by the exons ATGTATTGTGTTGTGGAGACGCTCGAAGATGAAGGGAAGTTCGTGACGGCAGTTCCCAAAAATTGGGTCATCGATGGAACGAAGCTATTATGGCCAAAGTCCAAGAAAGATTCCATTTGCGGTCGGAAAAATTGCATCACAGCATCGGATGATTGGCAAAGCATAGCatgcaaattaatatttgatgacATCG GTTCCTGGGAGGAAGCAGTTCAGAAGGAAAAGGATGCCGAGTATTTGTCTTCTTCTGAAGAAAATACGGAAGAAGTGACCATCGACACCAATTCTTCGGAATACATGACAGATATGAACAAATTGATGTCAACTTTGATTCCTAATTCTG ACGTTTCCTCGTTCACCCCCCAAACTGAAGATGTTACCATCACTAATGTCATTTCCGAGTTATACACGTATGaaggtaaaaaatgtattttagcaCTAGTACAATTATCAAAGTCGTTTTTAAACTCCAGCttatcttag
- the LOC129915332 gene encoding uncharacterized protein LOC129915332, with amino-acid sequence MQGMLEAFMASKIAKENAEEVDEELRLDEIFPLTSVQQIEEIEEKLHQNAAFKKKLVRKLSSYGGVNGMKTIRTICKCIFTDPLLAEHSWLGTNAKKSFSQYKFLYKTILEAVRSRYPTYSEAEGASFFKGFLKQAPFRMGKPSTNTSSNTSSSASDGQSTT; translated from the exons ATGCAAGGAATGCTGGAGGCATTCATGGCGTCCAAAATTGCAAAAGAGAATGCAGAGGAAGTGGATGAGGAACTGCGACTGGATGAAATTTTCCCACTTACCTCTGTCCAACAAATTGAGGAAATCGAGGAAAAACTCCATCAAAATgcagcattcaaaaaaaaattg gtCCGTAAGTTGAGCTCATATGGGGGGGTCAACGGAATGAAAACGATCCGCACTATTTGCAAGTGCATTTTTACGGATCCACTACTGGCAGAACATTCTTGGCTGGGGACTAATGCCAAAAAAAGTTTCAGCCAATACAAATTCCTGTATAAAACTATATTGGAAGCGGTCCGATCAAGGTACCCCACTTATAGTGAAGCTGAGGGTGCTTcattttttaaaggctttttgAAGCAAGCCCCATTTCGAATGGGAAAACCGTCCac AAATACCAGTTCCAACACCAGCTCCTCTGCCTCTGACGGGCAATCCACAACATAA